From a single Gemmatimonadota bacterium genomic region:
- a CDS encoding serine hydrolase codes for MPIPFRFSAATVALLLVSAAPAAAQQPDPLRGLDAYIDKARQDWGVAGLAVAIVKGDSVIYAKGFGVREVGKPDQVDARTLFAIGSNSKSFTVVALGMLQDEKKLSLDDKMMKYLPDFAMSDPYITRELTIRDLVTHRSGYFRGDAVWMGSGFGRDEILRRTLQQPPATSFRSTFGYNNINFLAAGQIAGKVAGTTWDSFVRQRIFTPLGMTTSVTSTKELTGPDVARPHALVDGKPVPINHRNLDNVAPAGSIYSNVAEMGQYLRFHLRDGRYGGKQLLSKRFQDQMETSQMIASSGRDTLLPMVHFDTYGLGLWLRDYYGKLLVSHGGGIDGMLSQMAWLPEADVGVVVLTNTDGQNLQNALPFKILDRFIGAPDRDWSGLYLTQAKQQRQLSDSIRATLVSQRVTGTKPSLALDRYVGVYDNPFYGELRIEQEGGGLVLKRSAEQSAKLEHWHLDTHGVIWNTNRTPEINSFAIFRVDPNAKVAALEMRGPPFATPYAEGTVFTRKADSR; via the coding sequence ATGCCGATCCCCTTCAGATTCTCTGCCGCCACGGTGGCGTTGCTCCTCGTGTCGGCCGCGCCGGCCGCCGCCCAGCAACCCGACCCCCTTCGCGGCCTCGACGCTTATATCGACAAGGCGCGACAAGATTGGGGGGTGGCCGGCCTCGCCGTGGCCATCGTCAAGGGCGATTCGGTGATCTACGCCAAGGGCTTCGGCGTCCGCGAAGTCGGCAAGCCGGACCAGGTCGACGCCCGGACCCTGTTTGCCATCGGCTCCAATTCGAAGTCGTTCACGGTTGTGGCCCTCGGGATGTTGCAGGACGAGAAGAAGTTGAGCCTCGACGACAAGATGATGAAGTACCTCCCGGACTTTGCGATGTCCGATCCCTACATCACCCGGGAGTTGACGATCCGCGATCTGGTCACCCACCGGAGCGGCTATTTCCGGGGTGATGCGGTCTGGATGGGAAGTGGCTTTGGGCGGGACGAGATTCTCCGCCGGACCCTGCAACAGCCGCCGGCCACCAGTTTCCGCTCGACCTTCGGCTACAACAACATCAATTTCCTTGCCGCGGGCCAAATCGCTGGCAAGGTGGCCGGCACGACCTGGGACTCCTTCGTTCGGCAGCGGATCTTCACCCCGCTCGGCATGACGACCAGCGTGACGAGCACCAAAGAACTGACCGGCCCCGACGTCGCCCGGCCGCACGCGCTGGTCGATGGTAAGCCGGTCCCGATCAACCACCGGAACCTCGACAATGTGGCCCCGGCCGGTTCGATCTACTCCAACGTCGCCGAGATGGGGCAGTACCTCCGGTTCCATCTCCGCGATGGGCGGTACGGGGGCAAGCAACTCCTCAGCAAGCGATTCCAGGACCAGATGGAGACCTCGCAGATGATCGCGAGCTCAGGCCGCGACACGCTCCTCCCGATGGTTCACTTCGACACCTACGGCCTCGGCCTCTGGCTTCGTGACTACTACGGGAAGCTGCTGGTGTCCCACGGCGGCGGGATCGACGGGATGTTGTCCCAGATGGCGTGGCTTCCGGAAGCCGACGTCGGGGTCGTAGTGCTCACCAACACCGACGGGCAGAATCTCCAGAACGCGCTCCCGTTCAAGATCCTCGACCGGTTCATCGGGGCCCCGGACCGCGACTGGAGCGGGCTCTACCTGACCCAGGCCAAGCAGCAGCGGCAGCTGAGCGATTCGATTCGCGCCACCTTGGTGTCCCAGCGGGTGACGGGCACCAAGCCGTCGTTGGCGCTCGACCGGTACGTCGGGGTCTACGACAATCCCTTCTACGGGGAGCTTCGGATCGAGCAGGAGGGCGGCGGATTGGTCCTCAAGCGGAGCGCCGAGCAATCGGCCAAGCTCGAGCACTGGCACCTCGATACCCACGGGGTGATCTGGAACACGAATCGGACCCCGGAGATCAACAGCTTCGCGATCTTCCGGGTCGATCCGAACGCGAAGGTGGCCGCGCTCGAAATGCGGGGGCCGCCCTTCGCGACGCCCTATGCGGAGGGCACGGTATTTACCAGGAAAGCGGACTCCCGTTAG
- a CDS encoding aquaporin family protein, whose amino-acid sequence MHPVFAEAVGTMILVLLGNGVVANVVLQKTKGQNSGWIVITAGWAAAVTVAVYLVGSISGAHLNPAVTVALAALGRFPWDQVPLYVGAQIVGAFVGAVLVWLAYLPHWAATDNAADKLAVFSTGPAIRHQGANFAAEVIATFVLMLGLLAIMRPENLVPNTGFDKGFSPFLVGLLVASVGMSLGGATGYAINPARDLGPRIAHALLPIPGKGSSDWGYAWIPIAGPIVGAVLGAVFFNLHW is encoded by the coding sequence ATGCATCCAGTTTTTGCGGAAGCAGTCGGCACGATGATCCTCGTGCTCCTTGGCAACGGCGTCGTGGCCAACGTGGTACTCCAGAAAACCAAGGGCCAGAACAGCGGCTGGATCGTGATCACGGCCGGCTGGGCGGCGGCGGTGACCGTCGCGGTCTATCTCGTGGGTTCGATCAGCGGCGCCCACCTCAATCCGGCCGTGACCGTCGCGCTCGCCGCGCTCGGCCGGTTTCCGTGGGATCAGGTCCCCCTCTATGTCGGCGCCCAGATCGTCGGGGCGTTCGTCGGCGCGGTGCTGGTGTGGCTGGCCTACCTGCCCCATTGGGCCGCCACCGACAATGCCGCCGACAAGCTCGCGGTGTTCAGCACCGGACCCGCCATCCGGCACCAGGGGGCCAACTTCGCGGCGGAAGTGATCGCCACCTTCGTGCTGATGCTCGGGCTCCTCGCCATCATGCGACCCGAGAACCTGGTGCCGAACACCGGGTTCGACAAAGGCTTCTCGCCGTTCTTGGTGGGGCTCCTGGTGGCGTCCGTCGGGATGTCGCTGGGCGGCGCCACCGGCTACGCCATCAACCCGGCCCGCGACCTGGGCCCCCGGATCGCCCACGCCCTGCTCCCGATTCCCGGCAAGGGCTCGAGCGACTGGGGCTACGCCTGGATCCCGATCGCCGGCCCGATCGTCGGCGCGGTGCTTGGTGCCGTGTTCTTCAATCTCCACTGGTGA
- the glpK gene encoding glycerol kinase has product MKYVLALDQGTTSSRAIIFDHHGAIVADAQREFRQIFPTPGWVEHDATEIWATQSAVAGDALAKAGIKSADIAAVGITNQRETTVVWDRATGRPISNAIVWQDRRTAGACDRLRKAGKAAMIRRKTGLVLDAYFSATKLQWILANVPGAKARARAGELAFGTIDSWLVWNLTSGRAHVTDVSNASRTMLCNLKTCDWDDELLTLFGIPRAILPEIRGSSEVYGETTLWGGVMPIAGIAGDQQAALFGQVCRQPGMVKNTYGTGCFMLMNTGTKPITSRNNLLTTVAWRVGNRTEYALEGSIFIAGAVVQWLRDGLGLIKTSSEVETLAAQVEDNGGVYFVPAFAGLGAPHWDQYARGLVAGLTRGTTAAHLARAALEGIAYQVHDVLHAMQSDSGIKLRELRVDGGASADNLLMQFQADLLGVPVVRPRVSETTALGAAYLAGLAVGYWKDTTEIAAQWQADRRFTPAMKPAKRKALLRGWGKALARARRWEDPT; this is encoded by the coding sequence ATGAAATACGTGCTCGCCCTCGACCAGGGCACCACCAGCTCGCGGGCCATCATCTTCGACCACCACGGCGCCATCGTGGCCGACGCCCAGCGGGAGTTCCGCCAGATTTTTCCGACGCCAGGCTGGGTCGAACATGACGCCACCGAGATCTGGGCCACCCAGTCCGCGGTGGCCGGGGACGCCCTCGCGAAAGCGGGAATCAAGAGCGCCGACATCGCGGCGGTGGGCATCACCAACCAGCGGGAGACGACCGTGGTGTGGGACCGGGCCACCGGCCGGCCGATCTCCAACGCCATCGTCTGGCAGGACCGCCGGACGGCTGGCGCGTGCGACCGGCTCCGGAAGGCTGGCAAAGCCGCGATGATCCGCCGGAAGACGGGACTCGTACTGGACGCCTACTTCTCCGCCACCAAACTCCAGTGGATTCTCGCCAACGTACCGGGGGCCAAGGCCCGGGCCCGCGCCGGCGAGCTGGCGTTCGGCACCATCGACTCCTGGCTGGTCTGGAACTTGACGAGCGGCCGGGCCCATGTCACCGACGTGAGCAATGCCTCGCGCACCATGCTCTGCAATCTCAAGACCTGCGACTGGGACGACGAACTGCTCACCCTGTTCGGGATTCCGCGGGCCATTCTACCCGAGATCCGCGGCTCGAGCGAAGTCTACGGAGAAACCACCCTGTGGGGTGGCGTGATGCCGATCGCCGGCATCGCGGGCGACCAGCAGGCGGCTCTCTTCGGCCAGGTGTGCCGCCAACCGGGCATGGTGAAGAACACCTACGGCACCGGCTGCTTCATGCTGATGAACACCGGCACCAAGCCGATCACATCCCGGAACAATCTCCTCACCACAGTGGCTTGGCGGGTCGGGAACCGAACCGAGTACGCCCTCGAAGGCAGCATCTTCATCGCGGGCGCCGTGGTCCAGTGGCTCCGCGACGGATTGGGCTTGATCAAGACCTCCTCTGAAGTCGAGACCCTCGCGGCCCAGGTCGAGGATAACGGCGGGGTCTACTTCGTTCCCGCTTTTGCGGGGCTCGGCGCACCGCATTGGGACCAGTATGCCCGCGGATTGGTGGCGGGGCTGACCCGGGGCACCACGGCGGCGCACCTCGCCCGGGCCGCACTCGAGGGCATCGCCTACCAAGTCCACGACGTACTGCACGCCATGCAGTCCGACTCGGGCATCAAGCTCCGGGAACTCCGGGTCGACGGCGGTGCCTCCGCCGACAATCTCCTGATGCAGTTCCAGGCGGATCTGCTGGGTGTACCGGTGGTGCGGCCGCGGGTGTCGGAAACCACCGCGCTCGGCGCCGCTTACCTCGCCGGGCTGGCCGTGGGCTACTGGAAGGACACCACCGAGATCGCCGCGCAGTGGCAGGCGGACCGGCGGTTCACCCCGGCGATGAAACCGGCCAAGCGAAAGGCGCTGCTCAGAGGATGGGGAAAGGCACTCGCGCGGGCCCGCCGGTGGGAAGATCCGACGTGA